The following proteins come from a genomic window of Alicyclobacillus dauci:
- a CDS encoding class II fumarate hydratase, whose translation MSHPTMRTVHDSLGELQIPAEAYYGAQTARAIVNFPISGLRLPHEFIRAQAIVKWAAARAHADLGTMTQDKTNAICQAAEEVIDGRFQDWFQVDVYQAGAGTSQNMNVNEVIASRASELLGGTRGDTSMVHPNDDVNRSQSTNDTIHVAMNIAGMEMLAHELDPSLAALQTALEDKALAFQDVIKAGRTHLQDAVPLRLGDEFAAYAENIARHRVWLEQSASNLLAIGIGGNAVGTGINTPPGFAQRAAEYISEYTQLAFHLPNNPFTFNQNPDEVVLVSGVLRTIAQALGRIANDFRLMASGPRTGFGEIEMPAVQPGSSIMPGKVNPVMAEMLNMVAFQVLGCDTTVAQAGLAGQLELNVMMPVMAANFLHSIRILSNAVDAFTDRCVRGIEADVSRCRWYAENTLSLATALNVEVGYEEAAKIVKYALTHNVSLRDAGKALGIADVAMNRALDVERLSRVTDPSQPVSTPHASNVQDPPQSPPPTNGRPHGGTFEMGD comes from the coding sequence ATGTCACACCCAACCATGCGAACAGTACATGATTCTCTCGGAGAACTTCAAATTCCAGCAGAAGCGTATTACGGAGCACAAACTGCACGTGCAATCGTTAATTTTCCAATCAGCGGACTACGTTTGCCTCACGAATTTATTCGAGCACAAGCCATCGTCAAGTGGGCTGCAGCGCGAGCTCATGCCGATCTCGGCACCATGACACAAGACAAAACAAACGCCATCTGTCAAGCGGCTGAAGAAGTGATCGACGGTCGCTTTCAAGACTGGTTTCAAGTCGATGTCTATCAAGCAGGTGCAGGTACTTCACAAAACATGAACGTCAATGAAGTCATCGCAAGTCGCGCGTCAGAGTTACTCGGCGGAACACGCGGTGACACCAGCATGGTTCATCCCAATGATGACGTCAATCGATCCCAATCGACAAACGACACCATCCACGTGGCAATGAACATTGCAGGAATGGAGATGCTCGCACACGAACTCGATCCGTCCCTTGCAGCCCTGCAGACAGCCTTAGAGGACAAAGCTCTAGCTTTTCAAGACGTGATCAAGGCTGGACGCACACATTTACAGGATGCCGTTCCGCTCCGCCTCGGTGACGAATTTGCGGCCTACGCCGAGAACATCGCCAGGCACCGAGTTTGGTTAGAGCAAAGTGCGAGTAACCTGCTTGCTATCGGGATCGGTGGAAACGCTGTGGGAACCGGGATCAACACACCACCCGGATTTGCGCAGCGAGCTGCTGAATACATCTCGGAGTATACACAGCTCGCCTTTCACCTGCCGAACAACCCGTTTACGTTTAACCAAAACCCGGACGAAGTTGTCCTCGTCAGCGGTGTTTTACGAACCATTGCACAAGCGCTGGGCCGTATCGCAAACGACTTCCGTCTCATGGCGTCAGGTCCTCGGACGGGTTTTGGCGAGATCGAGATGCCGGCAGTGCAACCGGGATCGTCCATTATGCCTGGGAAAGTAAATCCAGTCATGGCGGAGATGCTAAACATGGTCGCCTTTCAAGTCCTCGGTTGCGATACGACGGTGGCCCAGGCAGGCTTAGCCGGGCAGTTGGAATTGAACGTGATGATGCCAGTCATGGCCGCGAATTTCTTACATAGTATTCGAATTTTGAGTAACGCCGTCGATGCATTTACAGACAGATGTGTACGAGGGATTGAGGCGGATGTGTCCAGGTGCCGTTGGTATGCGGAAAATACACTGTCACTTGCGACGGCACTAAACGTGGAGGTAGGCTACGAAGAAGCTGCTAAAATCGTCAAGTACGCTCTGACTCACAACGTCTCTTTGCGCGATGCGGGAAAAGCCCTTGGTATAGCGGACGTGGCCATGAATAGGGCGCTCGATGTAGAACGCCTGTCACGGGTAACGGATCCGTCGCAACCGGTGTCCACTCCGCATGCGTCGAATGTCCAGGATCCACCTCAGAGCCCGCCCCCAACGAACGGCCGACCGCACGGCGGAACATTCGAAATGGGGGATTAA
- a CDS encoding electron transfer flavoprotein subunit alpha/FixB family protein: protein MGKNILVVADVRHQNVRQVTNEMIGAANELAQGGSVHVAVLGHEVNIPDLGAKGADDVWVVNDESLKNYTPSAYRKAVLEIYRQVNPQVILFAHSAVGKDLAPVVAMRLGLGQISDVTALDVSGDKPLFTRPIYAGKAFTKVTPKAEPYAVTIRPNNLQPYSGSAKTAQTHEVTVSFETPDLATVVREVVQKATGGVDLTEAKIIISGGRGVKSADGFAPLKELADVLGAAVGASRGACDAGYCDYALQIGQTGKVVTPDLYIACGISGAIQHLAGMSSSKVIVAINKDPEAPIFQVADYGIVGDLFEVVPLLTEEFKKVLVNQ from the coding sequence ATGGGAAAGAACATCTTAGTGGTTGCCGACGTACGTCACCAGAATGTGCGTCAAGTTACAAATGAAATGATCGGCGCGGCGAATGAATTGGCACAGGGTGGTTCCGTTCACGTCGCCGTACTCGGTCACGAGGTGAACATTCCTGACCTTGGTGCGAAGGGCGCAGACGACGTCTGGGTTGTAAACGATGAAAGCCTCAAAAACTATACACCTTCGGCATATCGGAAAGCCGTACTGGAAATCTACCGGCAAGTGAATCCGCAGGTGATTTTATTTGCGCACTCCGCTGTGGGAAAGGACTTGGCGCCAGTTGTTGCGATGCGTCTTGGCCTCGGTCAGATCTCCGATGTAACCGCCCTTGATGTGAGCGGCGACAAACCGTTATTCACACGTCCGATCTACGCCGGTAAAGCGTTCACGAAGGTCACGCCGAAGGCTGAACCGTACGCGGTAACGATTCGCCCGAATAACCTTCAGCCGTATAGCGGATCGGCCAAGACGGCACAAACGCATGAAGTGACAGTCTCCTTTGAAACACCCGACCTAGCAACAGTTGTCCGCGAAGTCGTTCAAAAGGCGACTGGCGGGGTGGACTTAACGGAAGCAAAAATCATTATTTCGGGCGGACGCGGCGTGAAGTCTGCAGATGGGTTTGCCCCACTAAAGGAACTCGCGGATGTGCTCGGGGCGGCAGTCGGTGCATCGCGCGGTGCATGTGATGCAGGGTACTGCGACTACGCGCTTCAGATTGGCCAAACCGGTAAGGTTGTCACACCGGACCTGTATATCGCGTGCGGGATCTCTGGCGCGATTCAGCACTTAGCAGGGATGTCCAGCTCAAAGGTTATCGTGGCAATCAACAAAGATCCGGAAGCGCCCATTTTCCAAGTTGCCGATTATGGTATCGTCGGTGACTTGTTTGAGGTGGTTCCTCTTCTCACAGAGGAGTTCAAGAAAGTTCTTGTGAACCAATAA
- a CDS encoding electron transfer flavoprotein subunit beta/FixA family protein, producing the protein MNILVLLKQTFDTEERINIVDGKVKEDGVRFVVNPYDEYAIEEAIRLKEENDAQVTVVTLGPERAEEALRTALAMGADEAILADDKALFGDEYTAAQVLAAIAKKGNYDLILGGNQAVDDGSSQVAVRLAELLGWEHISTLTKLEINGDEVVGHRDAEGDEEIVAGRLPLVVTAQQGLNDPRYPSLIGIRKAGKKPLHHVTLADLGLDSSVIAARTEVVETFLPAKKEAGKILQGELSDQVKELVGALRTVEKVIE; encoded by the coding sequence GTGAATATCTTGGTTCTATTAAAACAGACGTTTGATACGGAAGAGCGTATTAACATTGTGGACGGGAAAGTGAAAGAAGACGGCGTTCGCTTTGTCGTCAATCCGTATGATGAATATGCCATTGAGGAGGCAATTCGCCTCAAGGAGGAAAATGATGCTCAGGTGACCGTTGTAACACTGGGCCCTGAGCGCGCGGAGGAAGCCCTCCGCACGGCACTCGCCATGGGCGCGGATGAAGCGATTCTTGCGGATGACAAAGCACTGTTCGGCGACGAGTATACAGCTGCACAGGTGCTGGCTGCCATTGCCAAGAAGGGCAATTACGATCTCATCTTGGGCGGCAATCAAGCGGTCGACGACGGGTCAAGCCAGGTTGCAGTACGACTTGCGGAACTGCTCGGTTGGGAACATATCTCCACGTTGACGAAATTGGAGATAAACGGTGACGAGGTCGTTGGGCACCGCGACGCTGAAGGTGATGAAGAAATTGTCGCTGGACGCTTGCCACTCGTTGTCACAGCGCAACAGGGTCTCAACGACCCGCGTTACCCATCTTTGATTGGCATTCGCAAGGCTGGAAAAAAGCCGCTTCACCACGTTACGCTGGCTGATTTGGGACTGGATTCATCGGTCATTGCCGCCAGAACAGAAGTCGTCGAGACGTTCCTGCCCGCGAAAAAAGAAGCCGGGAAAATTCTGCAAGGCGAACTGTCCGACCAAGTGAAGGAACTCGTTGGTGCTCTTCGCACCGTTGAAAAGGTTATCGAATAA